One window from the genome of Rhodococcus sp. ABRD24 encodes:
- a CDS encoding NAD-dependent epimerase/dehydratase family protein codes for MSNLQVVTGAGPVGWTVTEQLAAAGHNVRVLTRSGSGPDHPRINRRRVDVSDPAALANALDGAAAVFHCIHGSKYDAATWERELPTAEQTVLAAAQQIGAVVVFPESLYSYGRPDGPMTEDNPRTATTGKLGVRARLLAARAAHPTPTVSVVASDFFGPHVRHAHAGERMVPAVLNGKTIRVMGRADVAHSFTYVPDLAAAMITAAHHPALWNTVLHAPTTPAMTQRQLVEAFAQAARVPAPKVGTLPGWLLRTVGSVHRPTRELAETLYQFEAPFVMDSRRSENLLRLAPTPLEQAAEATVRWWQSESNTVAAR; via the coding sequence ATGTCGAATCTGCAGGTAGTGACCGGCGCGGGACCCGTCGGCTGGACCGTCACCGAGCAACTGGCCGCTGCGGGCCACAACGTCCGGGTGCTGACCCGCTCGGGCAGTGGGCCGGACCATCCGCGGATCAACCGCCGGAGAGTGGACGTCTCCGATCCCGCGGCACTCGCGAACGCGCTCGATGGCGCCGCGGCCGTCTTCCATTGCATCCACGGCTCCAAGTACGACGCCGCAACGTGGGAACGTGAACTCCCGACAGCCGAACAAACGGTGCTCGCCGCCGCGCAGCAGATCGGCGCCGTCGTGGTGTTCCCGGAGAGTCTGTATTCCTACGGCCGCCCGGACGGGCCGATGACCGAGGACAACCCCCGCACCGCGACCACCGGCAAACTCGGGGTCCGGGCGCGCCTGCTCGCGGCCCGTGCGGCGCACCCGACACCAACGGTCAGTGTGGTCGCGTCCGACTTCTTCGGACCGCACGTTCGTCACGCACACGCCGGTGAACGAATGGTGCCCGCGGTCCTCAACGGCAAGACGATCCGGGTGATGGGCCGCGCCGACGTCGCCCACTCGTTCACCTACGTGCCCGACCTCGCGGCGGCGATGATCACCGCCGCTCACCACCCGGCGCTGTGGAACACGGTGCTGCACGCGCCGACCACGCCCGCGATGACGCAGCGGCAGCTGGTGGAGGCCTTCGCGCAGGCCGCGCGGGTGCCCGCACCGAAGGTAGGCACCTTGCCCGGATGGCTGCTGCGCACCGTCGGGTCGGTGCACCGACCGACCCGAGAGCTGGCCGAAACGCTGTACCAATTCGAGGCGCCGTTCGTGATGGACTCCCGCCGCAGCGAGAACCTGCTCCGACTGGCACCGACCCCGTTGGAGCAAGCTGCGGAGGCGACGGTCCGGTGGTGGCAGAGCGAGTCGAACACGGTGGCCGCCCGATAG
- a CDS encoding MFS transporter, which produces MRKWNPSSVRQTCEAAVTTLRHSPGLGRLTTVRFASQFGDGLFQAALGGAILFNPEREPEPIAIAAGFAVLLLPYSVIGPFAGALLDRWDRRAVLLWANLLRGSLILVTAALLFAGASETPLLLLALAAIGVSRFVLAGVSASLPHVVRQSWLVPTNSVLATVGSAFSAIGAGTAVAVIEVVGEGDVGSGTAVAVGALGSVIAAWAVSKFGRRALGPVVDDDAGSTATLGTISAVLGGLRTGGIAVWQSPGVTTAMIGIGTHRIVFGVNTLVMVLILRGPDSGTALPGGLAGFGVAVGATASGMLLAALATPWIIPRLGRPRTVTLGLVFATAVQLTLITTLWQPLLLVGAFLLGFAGQSIKLTGDAAMQIEIDDDRRGQVFALQDTVFNIAFCAALAAAATVIEPDGHSLGLVLAAGGVYVLGLVAIGVNSRRPIPESG; this is translated from the coding sequence GTGCGCAAATGGAATCCATCGTCTGTCCGGCAGACGTGCGAGGCCGCCGTCACCACGCTGCGCCACTCGCCGGGCCTCGGGCGGCTCACCACCGTTCGGTTCGCGAGCCAGTTCGGCGACGGGCTGTTCCAAGCCGCCCTGGGCGGGGCCATCCTGTTCAACCCCGAACGTGAGCCCGAGCCGATCGCAATCGCGGCGGGATTCGCGGTATTGCTGCTTCCGTATTCAGTGATCGGACCGTTCGCCGGCGCACTGCTGGACCGCTGGGATCGCCGTGCCGTCCTGCTGTGGGCGAATCTGCTGCGCGGCAGTCTGATCCTCGTCACCGCGGCATTGCTGTTCGCGGGTGCGAGCGAGACACCACTGCTGTTGCTGGCACTCGCCGCAATCGGCGTCAGCCGCTTCGTGCTGGCTGGCGTCTCGGCGTCCCTTCCTCACGTTGTCCGCCAAAGCTGGCTTGTGCCAACAAATTCGGTGCTCGCGACCGTGGGTTCGGCGTTTTCCGCGATCGGCGCGGGTACAGCGGTCGCGGTCATCGAAGTAGTTGGCGAGGGCGATGTCGGCTCCGGCACCGCAGTGGCGGTCGGGGCTCTCGGGTCGGTGATCGCGGCGTGGGCGGTAAGCAAGTTCGGCCGGCGCGCCCTCGGGCCGGTAGTCGACGATGACGCCGGGTCCACTGCCACACTCGGCACCATCAGCGCCGTCCTCGGCGGGTTGCGTACCGGCGGCATCGCAGTGTGGCAGTCGCCCGGCGTCACCACCGCGATGATCGGAATCGGTACCCACCGCATCGTCTTCGGCGTGAACACACTCGTGATGGTGCTGATCCTGCGTGGACCCGATTCCGGGACGGCACTGCCCGGCGGCCTCGCCGGATTCGGTGTCGCGGTGGGGGCCACCGCATCCGGCATGCTGCTGGCCGCACTCGCGACGCCATGGATCATTCCGCGTCTCGGCCGACCGCGGACTGTCACCCTCGGGCTGGTCTTCGCGACGGCCGTGCAGCTGACGTTGATCACCACACTGTGGCAACCGCTGCTGCTCGTGGGCGCGTTCCTCCTCGGGTTCGCCGGCCAGTCCATCAAACTCACCGGCGACGCCGCCATGCAGATCGAGATCGACGACGACCGCCGCGGTCAGGTGTTCGCCTTGCAGGACACGGTTTTCAACATCGCATTCTGTGCGGCTCTGGCCGCGGCGGCCACCGTCATCGAACCCGACGGACACTCGCTCGGACTGGTGCTCGCGGCCGGTGGGGTCTACGTGCTGGGCCTGGTTGCCATCGGCGTGAACTCACGACGCCCGATCCCGGAGTCGGGCTAG
- a CDS encoding fumarylacetoacetate hydrolase family protein has translation MSVAPTTWTIESAAEVLLNAEETRCDRHPVTEDWPGLDLTTAYLVQDELIARKVAQGEKVIGVKLGLTSVAKQQRMGVNSPLTAVLTDRMVLEEGSPIPMAELIHPRVEPEIVFVLGERLEGPGVTAETALAAVRSVRAGIEVIDSRYIDFKFTLPDVVADNASSSRFFLGDVERDPSELDLVIEECVLKIDGAEVDRATGAAVQGHPAEALALAANSLAERGLALEAGWIILTGGMTDAVFVEPGHPIVAEFTNLGSVTVVGE, from the coding sequence ATGAGTGTTGCCCCCACGACCTGGACTATCGAATCCGCCGCCGAGGTGCTGCTGAACGCCGAGGAAACTCGCTGCGATCGCCACCCCGTCACGGAGGACTGGCCCGGACTCGATCTGACCACCGCCTACCTCGTTCAGGACGAACTGATTGCCCGCAAGGTGGCGCAGGGCGAAAAGGTGATAGGCGTCAAGCTCGGATTGACCTCGGTGGCGAAGCAGCAGCGGATGGGCGTCAACTCGCCGCTGACCGCCGTTCTCACCGACCGGATGGTTCTCGAGGAGGGAAGCCCGATCCCGATGGCCGAGTTGATCCATCCGCGGGTCGAGCCCGAGATCGTATTCGTGCTCGGCGAACGTCTCGAGGGTCCCGGTGTAACGGCGGAGACGGCGTTGGCTGCCGTCCGGTCCGTGCGCGCCGGGATCGAGGTCATCGACAGCCGGTACATCGACTTCAAGTTCACCCTCCCCGACGTCGTCGCCGACAACGCGTCCTCGTCGCGATTCTTCTTGGGCGATGTCGAGCGGGACCCGAGCGAACTCGACCTGGTGATCGAGGAGTGTGTTCTCAAGATCGACGGCGCTGAGGTCGACCGCGCCACCGGCGCAGCCGTACAGGGACATCCCGCCGAGGCGCTGGCTCTCGCCGCAAACTCTCTCGCTGAGCGTGGGCTCGCTCTGGAGGCGGGGTGGATCATCCTCACCGGAGGCATGACGGATGCCGTCTTCGTCGAACCGGGTCATCCGATCGTCGCGGAGTTCACCAACCTCGGTTCCGTCACCGTCGTAGGCGAATGA
- a CDS encoding IclR family transcriptional regulator codes for MSPEERNSSASRDQPTSVVRRMSELLTAFGPSDTYLGINELARRTGIPKATVSRLIKDMERERFVERRGSQIGLGLKLFELGERASRRRSVREIALPFLADLREATGQTVHLAILDGTEVVYVEILRGRDAPWLPSGVGGRLPAHATGVGKVLLAHSPPEVLDAVLAAGLTPVGPRTVTLPAPFVRQLRRIAETGIAYEHEESAPGVACVASSVRVGDDPPIAAVSASGWIGKVDIRRVAPAVHTTALTIARALAAIDA; via the coding sequence ATGAGTCCCGAAGAACGGAACAGTTCGGCTTCGCGTGACCAACCGACATCGGTCGTTCGGCGGATGTCGGAACTTCTCACGGCATTCGGCCCATCGGACACGTATCTCGGAATCAACGAGCTCGCCCGTCGCACCGGAATACCCAAGGCAACCGTGTCGAGACTGATCAAGGACATGGAGCGAGAGCGATTCGTCGAGCGGCGCGGCAGCCAGATCGGACTCGGGCTCAAGCTGTTCGAGCTCGGCGAACGCGCATCACGGCGCCGTTCGGTCCGCGAGATCGCGCTACCGTTCCTCGCTGATCTCCGCGAGGCCACCGGGCAGACTGTGCATTTGGCGATCCTCGACGGCACCGAGGTGGTGTACGTCGAGATCCTCCGGGGCCGGGACGCACCGTGGCTACCTTCGGGCGTCGGGGGCCGGCTGCCTGCCCACGCAACCGGAGTGGGCAAGGTGCTGCTGGCGCATTCACCACCCGAGGTGCTCGACGCCGTCCTGGCCGCGGGACTCACCCCGGTGGGCCCACGCACGGTGACGCTCCCCGCACCGTTTGTCCGACAGCTCCGCCGTATCGCCGAGACCGGCATCGCGTACGAACACGAGGAATCGGCGCCGGGCGTCGCATGTGTCGCCAGTTCCGTACGTGTCGGCGATGATCCGCCGATTGCCGCGGTCTCCGCGTCCGGATGGATCGGCAAGGTCGACATCCGCCGTGTCGCACCCGCGGTTCACACCACCGCACTCACGATCGCCCGCGCACTGGCCGCCATCGACGCCTGA
- a CDS encoding MurR/RpiR family transcriptional regulator — MADAPSTDPTVAERIRKVRRSLAPAEHKVVAALVDNYPTAGLGSIAELATAAGVSGPTVLRLIGKLGFDGYGAFQAALRQEVQTRLFSPVSIYPPTGTESGEDSPLATSERIYTEGVRTTLQSIDERELDGVVSALTDRNRNVVTIGGRYSTALAAHLAQYLHMLRDGVDYVPPTSAAKLSALIDIDADTVVVVFDYRRYQQTVVDWGVAAVERGAHLITVTDAYLSPLASYADSVLTTSHVGLGPFDSMTHGFMLVEILIALCTQRLGEPARKRLAAFEELQVAEESARQPRKTSAT; from the coding sequence ATGGCAGACGCACCGTCGACGGATCCCACTGTTGCCGAGAGGATTCGCAAAGTTCGCCGATCCCTGGCGCCGGCTGAGCACAAGGTAGTCGCAGCACTTGTCGACAACTATCCGACGGCGGGTCTGGGATCGATTGCCGAGTTGGCGACTGCGGCAGGAGTCAGTGGGCCGACTGTGCTCCGGCTGATCGGCAAGCTGGGCTTCGATGGGTATGGCGCGTTTCAAGCGGCGCTGCGGCAGGAAGTACAGACCCGGTTGTTCTCGCCGGTCAGTATCTACCCGCCGACCGGTACCGAGTCGGGGGAAGACTCGCCGCTCGCGACTTCGGAACGTATCTACACCGAAGGAGTGAGGACCACGCTGCAGTCGATCGACGAGCGTGAACTCGACGGGGTGGTGTCCGCGCTGACCGATCGCAACCGCAACGTCGTGACGATCGGGGGGCGATACAGCACGGCGCTCGCCGCGCACCTTGCCCAGTACCTGCACATGTTGCGCGACGGGGTCGACTACGTGCCCCCCACCTCGGCCGCGAAGTTGAGTGCGCTCATCGACATTGACGCGGATACCGTCGTCGTCGTATTCGACTATCGGCGATATCAGCAGACCGTCGTCGACTGGGGCGTCGCGGCCGTCGAGCGAGGAGCGCACCTGATCACGGTCACCGACGCGTACCTGTCGCCCCTGGCCAGCTATGCGGATTCGGTTCTGACCACAAGTCACGTCGGGCTCGGTCCGTTCGACTCGATGACCCACGGGTTCATGCTCGTCGAGATTCTGATCGCCCTGTGTACACAACGCCTGGGTGAGCCGGCGCGCAAACGCCTGGCTGCCTTCGAGGAACTGCAGGTTGCGGAGGAATCGGCGCGGCAACCGCGCAAGACTTCGGCAACGTGA
- a CDS encoding glutamine synthetase family protein: MPSRGFIENHGLWNENQRDEARNILARVQADGIRTVRVSTADPQGKLRTKAVTPAVFPSVLTDGLDFSSAQFNFDSGERFVRDPFEPASTASPHETTGLPGVILVPDPRTFRELPWSPGTAWILGDMYSADGRPVPFDARHKLEELLARMRGEGLEYVAGLEIEFYVTRVLDQKLAPEELGGQGRPPTPPIVEAVTRGYAYQSEEDHDRLDGFLAAVVDYGQRLKMPIRTVEIELGPGQIEVTFETMDGLAAADTAVLFRSMVKQVSARMGLHATFMAAPGLPGFCASGWHLHQSISDHTGRNLFAAPPGSNQHLAPMGLHFLGGILEHARAASVFTTPTVNGYRRRRAYSLAPDRATWGHDNRAAMCRVIGSPGDSSSRIENRVGEPAANPYLYIGSQIAAGLDGIRNRTDPGPRENAPYSATSRPRLPTTLMEAVDELRDSKFFRREFGDDYIEWLLTVKDSEIERFLEAEPQWEQHPDEVTDWEHREYFTRY, from the coding sequence ATGCCGAGTCGGGGTTTCATCGAGAATCATGGCCTGTGGAACGAGAACCAGCGCGACGAAGCCAGGAACATCCTCGCCCGAGTTCAGGCGGACGGCATCCGGACGGTACGGGTCAGCACTGCCGATCCGCAGGGCAAGCTGCGTACCAAGGCGGTGACACCCGCGGTCTTTCCATCCGTCCTCACCGACGGCCTCGACTTCAGTTCTGCCCAGTTCAACTTCGATTCCGGCGAACGATTCGTTCGCGACCCCTTCGAACCCGCGAGCACGGCATCTCCACATGAGACGACCGGGCTACCCGGTGTGATTCTCGTGCCCGATCCACGCACCTTCCGGGAACTGCCCTGGTCACCCGGAACCGCGTGGATCCTCGGCGACATGTACTCGGCCGACGGCAGGCCCGTCCCCTTCGACGCTCGACACAAACTCGAGGAGCTCCTCGCACGAATGCGGGGAGAGGGCCTCGAATACGTGGCAGGCCTCGAAATCGAGTTCTACGTGACACGCGTCCTCGATCAAAAGCTTGCTCCCGAGGAACTCGGCGGCCAGGGCCGGCCACCGACACCGCCGATCGTCGAAGCCGTCACACGCGGATACGCCTACCAGAGCGAGGAAGACCACGACAGGCTGGACGGCTTCCTGGCCGCGGTCGTGGACTACGGCCAGCGCCTGAAAATGCCCATCCGTACGGTCGAGATCGAGCTCGGACCCGGACAGATCGAGGTCACATTCGAGACGATGGACGGCTTGGCGGCAGCCGATACCGCGGTTCTCTTTCGCTCCATGGTCAAACAGGTCAGTGCACGGATGGGACTGCATGCGACCTTCATGGCCGCGCCCGGGCTACCCGGGTTCTGCGCGAGTGGTTGGCACCTGCACCAGAGCATCAGCGATCACACGGGACGTAACCTCTTCGCCGCCCCACCGGGATCGAATCAGCACCTCGCACCGATGGGCTTGCATTTCCTCGGCGGAATACTCGAGCACGCGCGAGCAGCCTCCGTATTCACCACACCCACGGTCAACGGCTATCGCCGCCGACGCGCCTACTCGCTAGCGCCCGACCGGGCCACCTGGGGTCACGACAACCGGGCCGCAATGTGCCGGGTGATCGGATCCCCAGGAGATTCCAGCTCGCGCATAGAAAATCGCGTCGGGGAACCGGCGGCGAACCCGTATCTCTACATCGGTAGCCAGATCGCGGCCGGTCTGGACGGTATCCGGAACCGCACCGATCCGGGCCCCCGCGAGAACGCACCCTACAGCGCAACGTCTCGACCCCGGCTTCCGACGACACTCATGGAAGCGGTCGACGAACTACGGGACAGCAAGTTCTTCCGGCGGGAATTCGGCGACGACTACATCGAGTGGCTTCTCACCGTCAAGGATTCCGAGATCGAACGCTTCCTCGAGGCCGAACCCCAGTGGGAGCAGCACCCCGACGAAGTGACCGATTGGGAACACCGCGAGTACTTCACACGATACTGA
- a CDS encoding tRNA U-34 5-methylaminomethyl-2-thiouridine biosynthesis protein: protein MKSNVKSAYLIPGSPLPLLRSDAVGLRPIVEGLDRARKSLEAAAPDTVIVYSTGWIAVVDQMWLTRPHMTGRFVDGTWHEFGHIDWEIDVAVPIAERAIASTEAFGIKSRGCDYDGFPIDAGTIVFSKSMNATASIPLVVTSNNLYHDWEITRKIGQVAVETAAAQGKTVSIVGIGGLSGSIFRDGVDFDNDRIYSPEDDAANGKLIELVTSGDVERLEAYVPEYSKVARADMGMKHLGFLLGALGGTYSSAECLGYGPLCGSGGAVVEFTP from the coding sequence ATGAAATCGAACGTGAAGTCGGCGTACCTCATTCCGGGAAGCCCTCTCCCGCTTCTGCGATCGGATGCAGTCGGGTTGCGTCCCATCGTGGAAGGACTCGATCGCGCTCGCAAGTCCCTCGAGGCGGCGGCGCCCGACACCGTGATCGTCTACTCCACGGGCTGGATCGCCGTGGTCGACCAGATGTGGCTCACGCGTCCGCACATGACCGGCCGCTTCGTCGACGGGACGTGGCACGAGTTCGGCCACATCGACTGGGAGATCGACGTTGCTGTCCCGATTGCGGAGCGCGCGATCGCCTCCACCGAAGCGTTCGGGATCAAGTCGCGTGGATGTGATTACGACGGATTTCCGATCGACGCGGGAACGATCGTCTTCTCCAAGTCGATGAATGCCACGGCGTCGATCCCGCTGGTCGTGACCTCGAACAATCTGTACCACGATTGGGAGATCACTCGAAAGATCGGGCAGGTTGCCGTAGAAACTGCAGCAGCACAAGGGAAGACGGTGTCCATCGTCGGCATCGGTGGGCTGTCCGGATCGATTTTCCGCGACGGTGTCGACTTCGACAACGATCGGATCTATTCGCCGGAGGACGACGCGGCCAACGGGAAGCTGATCGAGCTCGTGACGTCAGGCGATGTCGAGCGTCTCGAGGCTTATGTCCCCGAGTACTCGAAGGTTGCGCGTGCGGACATGGGCATGAAGCATCTGGGCTTCCTGCTCGGGGCGTTGGGTGGCACGTACTCGAGCGCCGAATGCCTCGGCTACGGACCGTTGTGCGGCTCCGGCGGCGCGGTGGTCGAGTTCACCCCATAG
- a CDS encoding tRNA U-34 5-methylaminomethyl-2-thiouridine biosynthesis protein: MGKGQIVAGYLAPHPPHQVYGENPPQNEPRSQGGWEQLRWAYERARASLEAHQPDVLLVHTPHWETTVGHHFLGVPNLKGKSVDPIFPNLFRYNFDLKVDVELAEACMEEARAAGLTSKLMTNPDFRVDYGSITTLHMMRPQWDIPVIAISANNSPYYLKMEEGLEEMDALGKATRRAIEATGRRAVVLASNTLCHFHFDSEPETPEDMTREHPQNWEGYQWDMRFIDLLRKGRTREAVEIMPQFIEEAFAELKSGGFTWMMAALGYPEIPAELHGYGTVIGTGNAVMEWDMDSDIARKTLAGVQA; encoded by the coding sequence ATGGGAAAAGGACAGATCGTGGCCGGCTACCTGGCCCCGCATCCCCCGCATCAGGTCTACGGAGAGAATCCGCCACAGAACGAGCCGCGCTCGCAGGGTGGTTGGGAGCAGCTCCGATGGGCCTACGAGAGGGCACGCGCATCGCTGGAGGCCCACCAGCCCGACGTGCTGCTTGTCCACACCCCGCACTGGGAAACTACTGTGGGACATCACTTCCTGGGTGTGCCGAACCTGAAGGGGAAGTCGGTTGATCCGATCTTCCCGAATCTCTTCCGATACAACTTCGATCTGAAGGTCGACGTCGAACTCGCCGAAGCGTGCATGGAGGAGGCCCGCGCGGCGGGACTGACTTCCAAACTGATGACCAACCCCGACTTCCGCGTCGACTACGGCTCGATCACCACGCTCCATATGATGCGTCCGCAGTGGGACATCCCGGTGATCGCCATCAGCGCGAACAACTCCCCGTACTACCTCAAGATGGAGGAGGGTCTCGAGGAGATGGACGCCCTCGGAAAGGCGACTCGCCGGGCTATCGAAGCCACGGGCCGTCGTGCGGTCGTGCTGGCGTCCAACACCTTGTGTCACTTCCACTTCGACTCCGAGCCGGAGACTCCTGAGGACATGACGCGGGAGCACCCTCAGAACTGGGAGGGTTACCAGTGGGACATGCGCTTCATCGATCTGCTTCGCAAGGGTAGGACTCGAGAGGCTGTGGAGATCATGCCGCAGTTCATCGAGGAGGCGTTCGCCGAGCTCAAGTCCGGCGGATTCACGTGGATGATGGCCGCCCTCGGATACCCGGAAATTCCTGCGGAGCTGCACGGCTACGGAACTGTGATCGGCACCGGCAACGCGGTCATGGAGTGGGACATGGATTCGGATATCGCCCGTAAGACCCTGGCAGGAGTGCAGGCATGA
- a CDS encoding RidA family protein produces MSRTRVIERLAKPRGRFPHVKVAGDFLYVSGTSSRRPDNTFVGVEVDEMGCTDLDIRLQTRAVIENLREVLGEFGAELSDLVQVTTYLVSMNDFGGYNEVYAEMFDESGPTRTTVAVHQLPHPHLLIEMQGVAYLPAGATVTS; encoded by the coding sequence ATGAGCCGAACCCGAGTCATCGAGAGGCTGGCGAAGCCGCGTGGGCGGTTTCCCCATGTCAAGGTCGCCGGAGACTTCCTGTACGTGTCGGGCACCAGTTCCCGTCGCCCCGACAACACGTTCGTGGGAGTCGAGGTCGACGAAATGGGGTGCACCGATCTGGACATTCGCTTGCAGACCAGAGCTGTGATCGAGAACCTGCGGGAGGTACTCGGCGAATTCGGAGCCGAGCTGTCCGACCTGGTCCAGGTCACCACCTATCTGGTGTCGATGAATGACTTCGGTGGCTACAACGAGGTGTACGCCGAGATGTTCGACGAATCCGGCCCCACCCGTACGACTGTCGCAGTTCACCAGCTGCCGCATCCGCATCTTCTCATCGAGATGCAGGGTGTTGCCTATCTTCCCGCCGGTGCAACTGTCACTTCATAG
- a CDS encoding 2-hydroxymuconic semialdehyde dehydrogenase: MNSDKWIRNFVDGAFVDPESGSSFECIDPATGRAHASVHEADEALVDRAVQAARRALDGGWADSPVRERAALLRRAADRIEERFEEFVAAEVADTGKPITQARELDVARAVANFRAFADIVAAAGQESFMTDLPGGRQALNYAIRKPLGVVAVIVPWNLPLLLLTWKVAPALACGNAVVVKPSEETPSTATLLAEILDEVGLPAGAYNVVHGFGGNSAGEFLTAHPGIDGVTFTGSSATGSRVMQAVAPRVRPVSFELGGKNAAVVFDDVDLDEAIAGLTRSVFANTGQVCLCTERVYIQRAIFDDIASGLVASAEQLKLGNPQDPATTTGPLISHAHRRKVLDYFALAEEAGAKVLTGGGVPDVGADLRGGSWIEPTLWTGLTNTDRAVREEIFGPVAALIPFDTEEEAIALANDTEYGLAAAVWTNDLRRGHRVAGRMNVGISWVNTWFTRELRSPFGGAGLSGVGREGGEASLHFYTEPTNVCVQL, translated from the coding sequence ATGAACTCCGATAAATGGATTCGAAACTTCGTCGACGGCGCATTCGTCGACCCGGAATCTGGGTCCAGCTTCGAATGTATCGATCCCGCCACGGGTCGGGCACACGCCTCGGTACACGAGGCGGACGAGGCTCTCGTCGATCGTGCGGTACAGGCCGCCCGCCGGGCATTGGACGGCGGGTGGGCAGACAGCCCGGTGCGTGAGCGGGCGGCACTGTTGAGGAGGGCCGCCGATCGGATCGAAGAACGGTTCGAGGAGTTCGTGGCGGCGGAAGTCGCCGACACGGGAAAACCCATCACCCAGGCCCGGGAACTCGATGTGGCTCGCGCTGTGGCGAACTTCCGTGCATTCGCCGACATCGTTGCCGCAGCCGGTCAGGAATCGTTCATGACCGACCTGCCGGGCGGTCGTCAGGCACTGAACTACGCCATCCGCAAGCCGCTCGGTGTGGTCGCGGTGATTGTCCCGTGGAACCTCCCGTTGCTCCTGTTGACCTGGAAGGTTGCTCCTGCACTCGCGTGCGGAAATGCCGTCGTGGTGAAGCCGAGTGAGGAAACACCCTCCACTGCTACGCTTCTCGCGGAGATTCTGGACGAAGTGGGGTTGCCGGCAGGTGCGTACAATGTTGTGCACGGGTTCGGCGGGAACTCGGCCGGCGAGTTCCTGACCGCTCACCCCGGAATCGACGGCGTCACCTTCACCGGGTCCTCGGCTACCGGATCGCGCGTCATGCAGGCCGTCGCTCCGCGGGTGCGTCCGGTGTCCTTCGAACTCGGCGGAAAGAACGCGGCCGTGGTGTTCGACGATGTCGACCTCGACGAGGCCATCGCGGGTCTGACCCGATCGGTGTTCGCCAACACCGGGCAGGTGTGCCTCTGCACCGAACGCGTGTACATCCAGCGCGCAATCTTTGACGACATCGCTTCCGGTCTGGTGGCGAGTGCCGAGCAACTGAAGCTCGGCAACCCGCAGGATCCGGCAACGACAACCGGGCCCTTGATCTCCCACGCCCATCGGCGCAAGGTTCTCGACTATTTTGCGCTCGCCGAGGAAGCGGGCGCCAAGGTCCTCACCGGTGGCGGTGTGCCCGACGTCGGCGCCGACCTCCGCGGTGGTTCGTGGATCGAGCCCACGCTGTGGACCGGGCTCACCAACACCGACCGCGCGGTCCGTGAAGAGATCTTCGGCCCCGTAGCAGCACTGATCCCGTTCGACACCGAAGAAGAGGCGATCGCGCTGGCGAACGACACCGAGTACGGGCTCGCGGCAGCGGTGTGGACCAATGACCTCCGTCGAGGCCACCGGGTGGCCGGACGAATGAATGTCGGTATCTCTTGGGTCAATACGTGGTTCACCCGTGAACTCCGCTCCCCGTTCGGTGGTGCCGGCCTTTCCGGTGTCGGTCGCGAGGGCGGCGAGGCCTCGCTCCACTTCTACACCGAACCGACCAACGTCTGCGTCCAGCTGTGA